Proteins encoded within one genomic window of Amorphoplanes friuliensis DSM 7358:
- a CDS encoding SgcJ/EcaC family oxidoreductase: MTSRDVQDLTDLVAELERSQRQEDVDGFLALFDPSAVWVNGAGRRLIGLDEISEFTRGVLPGAMATGSVDYDVEHVAFITPDVALTGVRQQYTDLDGRPLAEDGAGSPTYVWIRTGSTWRIVAGQNTAVIAPG; the protein is encoded by the coding sequence ATGACTTCCCGCGACGTGCAGGACCTGACCGATCTGGTCGCCGAGCTCGAACGCAGCCAGCGGCAGGAGGACGTGGACGGCTTCCTCGCCCTCTTCGACCCCTCCGCTGTCTGGGTGAACGGGGCCGGCCGCCGCCTGATCGGCCTCGACGAGATCAGCGAGTTCACCCGCGGCGTGCTGCCGGGCGCGATGGCCACCGGATCGGTCGACTACGACGTCGAACACGTCGCCTTCATCACGCCCGACGTGGCGCTGACCGGCGTCCGGCAGCAGTACACCGACCTCGACGGCAGACCACTGGCCGAGGACGGCGCGGGCAGCCCGACCTACGTCTGGATCCGTACCGGAAGCACCTGGAGGATCGTCGCCGGGCAGAACACCGCCGTGATCGCGCCCGGTTAG
- a CDS encoding metal-dependent hydrolase: MMGPSHALSGAAVWLSGSLALDHFAGYEQSPLAVAVGTAVCAGGALLPDLDLSGKVTRNQGGATVARTFGVFSLFVAEVIEKISLGVYTATKLSRDPRRNNGHRTFTHTLPFAGLVGWGTTSLCASQGKWAVVFIVFFMAGLALRGLFDEWAERAGWVIVTLASGVIAWFTAANLPGDRGYPMLGFAVGVGCFVHLLGDMITKNGVPILWPIPMGRRMWRMIGVPNGMAVRVGGKGEVIVLRTLFTLVAVLSVFGLFAPHVLQQLDLDVWARG, from the coding sequence ATGATGGGTCCGTCGCACGCGTTGTCGGGCGCGGCCGTCTGGCTGTCCGGCAGCCTGGCACTGGACCATTTTGCCGGATATGAGCAGTCACCGCTGGCGGTGGCCGTGGGTACGGCGGTGTGCGCGGGCGGTGCGCTGCTGCCGGACCTGGACCTGTCCGGCAAGGTGACCCGCAACCAGGGCGGCGCGACCGTGGCCCGGACGTTCGGGGTGTTCTCCCTGTTCGTGGCCGAGGTGATCGAGAAGATCTCGCTGGGCGTCTACACCGCGACCAAGCTCAGCCGGGATCCGCGCCGCAACAACGGGCACCGCACCTTCACGCACACCCTGCCCTTTGCCGGTCTGGTCGGCTGGGGCACCACGAGCCTGTGCGCGAGTCAGGGCAAATGGGCCGTGGTTTTCATCGTCTTCTTCATGGCCGGTCTGGCGCTGCGCGGGCTCTTCGACGAGTGGGCCGAGCGCGCCGGCTGGGTGATCGTGACCCTGGCCTCCGGGGTGATCGCGTGGTTCACGGCGGCGAACCTGCCCGGTGACCGCGGTTATCCGATGCTCGGCTTCGCAGTCGGTGTGGGATGTTTTGTCCACCTGCTCGGCGACATGATCACCAAGAACGGTGTCCCGATCCTGTGGCCGATCCCGATGGGCCGGCGCATGTGGCGCATGATCGGCGTCCCGAACGGCATGGCGGTCCGGGTCGGCGGCAAGGGTGAGGTCATCGTCCTGCGCACGCTGTTCACCCTGGTCGCCGTCCTCTCCGTCTTCGGGCTGTTCGCCCCGCACGTCCTGCAGCAACTCGACCTGGACGTCTGGGCCCGCGGCTAA
- a CDS encoding DUF1707 SHOCT-like domain-containing protein, which translates to MHPNDATWSGPNRLRTSDTEREQVAEILRAAMTEGRLTLEEGEERLGQVYAAKFRDELAPLTADLPDQGRRALADTPQAQAATRRDVRRHAGFVVVLAFFLTSLWALSGAHFFWPAIPLAFLVIGLMRHARYGNRRFEHYHRHQVAPWNAPNYR; encoded by the coding sequence GTGCATCCCAACGACGCCACCTGGTCCGGGCCGAACCGGCTCCGGACCTCCGACACCGAACGCGAGCAGGTTGCCGAGATCCTGCGGGCCGCGATGACCGAGGGGCGGCTCACGCTGGAGGAGGGTGAGGAGCGGCTCGGGCAGGTCTACGCGGCGAAGTTCCGGGACGAGCTGGCCCCGCTGACCGCCGACCTGCCGGATCAGGGCCGCCGGGCGCTCGCCGACACGCCGCAGGCCCAGGCCGCGACACGCCGGGACGTGCGCCGCCACGCCGGTTTTGTGGTCGTCCTGGCGTTCTTCCTGACCTCGTTGTGGGCGCTGTCCGGCGCGCACTTCTTCTGGCCCGCGATTCCGCTCGCGTTCCTGGTCATCGGCCTGATGCGGCACGCGCGGTACGGCAACCGCCGGTTCGAGCACTACCACCGGCACCAGGTCGCGCCGTGGAACGCACCGAACTACAGGTGA
- a CDS encoding sensor histidine kinase has translation MPGSDRGRAGHGGDAGFDRGRPGHGGEADSDRGRAGHGGGSGFGRGAAGRGRGPGWAGTDRSRSWPPRRADGSPRQGRHAWPGAVVAALSFHAFGSGAEASALAHPTDIIAWVLLLAGPLALAWRGRAPIAVLIVSGAATIGFATLVEPAWTYAVAVVIALFTAVKAGRRAVAVPIAIAGYLAYLAVMWFFADALGLPAAVRPEVRDSVLTAVGLAMTVFVGNAARARSAYLAEMSKAKAERARAKEEQERRQASDERLRIARELHDVLGHHLSLINVQAGVGLHLMDNRPEQAREALAAIKTASAEALREVRAVLGVLRPEEEAAPRQPALGLDRLTDLTADAGLPVTTETVGQRRDLPAEVDRAAYRIVQEALTNIRRHADTGVAATVSVTYAETELHLSVQNDGLPAEDEPDGDDNGSGIAGMRARAASLGGTLEAGPLPGGGYLVSAVLPTGAGENT, from the coding sequence GTGCCTGGCTCCGACCGTGGGCGGGCGGGTCACGGGGGCGACGCCGGCTTCGACCGTGGGCGGCCAGGTCACGGTGGTGAGGCCGACTCCGACCGTGGGCGGGCGGGTCACGGTGGTGGGTCCGGGTTCGGTCGCGGGGCCGCCGGCCGGGGGCGTGGGCCCGGGTGGGCCGGGACTGATCGGTCGCGGTCCTGGCCGCCGCGGCGGGCTGACGGTTCCCCACGACAGGGCCGGCACGCCTGGCCCGGTGCCGTCGTCGCCGCGCTCAGCTTCCACGCGTTCGGCAGCGGGGCGGAGGCGTCCGCGCTGGCCCATCCGACCGACATCATCGCCTGGGTGCTGCTGCTGGCCGGGCCGCTCGCGCTGGCCTGGCGCGGCCGCGCCCCCATTGCTGTCCTGATCGTCTCCGGTGCCGCGACCATCGGCTTCGCCACGCTGGTGGAGCCGGCCTGGACCTACGCCGTCGCCGTGGTCATCGCGCTGTTCACCGCGGTCAAGGCCGGAAGGCGGGCCGTGGCGGTGCCGATCGCCATCGCCGGATACCTGGCCTACCTCGCGGTCATGTGGTTCTTCGCCGATGCGCTGGGGCTGCCGGCCGCCGTCCGGCCCGAGGTCCGCGACTCCGTGCTGACCGCGGTGGGCCTCGCGATGACGGTGTTCGTCGGCAACGCGGCCCGCGCGCGTTCCGCCTACCTGGCCGAGATGAGCAAGGCCAAGGCCGAACGCGCCCGTGCCAAGGAGGAACAGGAACGCCGCCAGGCCTCCGACGAGCGGCTGCGCATCGCGCGCGAGCTCCACGACGTGCTCGGCCACCACCTGTCCCTGATCAACGTGCAGGCCGGTGTCGGACTGCACCTGATGGACAACCGCCCCGAGCAGGCCCGCGAGGCCCTCGCCGCGATCAAGACGGCCAGCGCCGAGGCGCTGCGCGAGGTCCGGGCCGTCCTCGGTGTGCTGCGCCCCGAGGAGGAGGCCGCACCCCGCCAGCCCGCCCTCGGCCTGGACCGCCTGACCGACCTCACCGCGGACGCCGGCCTGCCGGTCACCACGGAGACCGTCGGGCAGCGGCGTGACCTGCCCGCGGAGGTCGACCGGGCGGCGTACCGGATCGTGCAGGAAGCCTTGACCAACATCCGCCGGCACGCGGACACGGGGGTGGCGGCGACCGTGTCGGTCACCTACGCCGAGACCGAGCTGCACCTGTCGGTGCAGAACGACGGACTGCCGGCCGAGGACGAGCCGGACGGCGACGACAACGGCAGCGGCATCGCCGGCATGCGCGCCCGGGCGGCCAGCCTGGGCGGCACCCTCGAAGCGGGACCACTGCCCGGCGGCGGGTACCTGGTCTCGGCCGTCCTTCCCACCGGAGCAGGAGAAAACACATGA
- a CDS encoding response regulator: MIRVLLADDQALVRAGFRALLNAEPDIEVVAEAGDGLEAVRLATATHPDVALMDIRMPGVDGLEATRRIAADPALTGTRVVILTTFELDEYVFEALRTGASGFLVKDTEPVELLRGVRAVAAGDALLSPSVTRRVIGEFAAPGGRGRPALPPEEAERQLDQLTDREREVMVLVGEGLSNDEIAARLVISPATAKTHVSRTMVKLGARDRAQLVVYAYEAGLIRPGWLA, from the coding sequence ATGATCAGGGTCCTGCTCGCCGACGACCAGGCCCTCGTCCGGGCCGGCTTCCGGGCGCTGCTCAACGCCGAACCCGACATCGAGGTCGTCGCGGAAGCCGGCGACGGCCTGGAAGCGGTACGCCTCGCCACCGCGACCCACCCGGACGTGGCGCTGATGGACATCCGCATGCCCGGCGTCGACGGCCTCGAAGCCACCCGCCGCATCGCCGCCGACCCCGCCCTGACCGGCACCCGGGTGGTCATCCTCACGACCTTCGAGCTGGACGAGTACGTCTTCGAGGCGCTGCGCACCGGTGCCTCCGGCTTCCTCGTCAAGGACACCGAACCGGTCGAGCTCCTCCGCGGCGTCCGCGCCGTCGCCGCCGGGGACGCGCTGCTGTCGCCGAGCGTCACGCGCCGGGTCATCGGCGAGTTCGCGGCTCCCGGTGGCCGCGGGCGCCCCGCCCTGCCCCCCGAGGAAGCCGAACGCCAGCTCGACCAGCTCACCGACCGCGAACGCGAAGTGATGGTCCTGGTCGGCGAGGGCCTGTCCAACGACGAGATCGCCGCCCGCCTGGTGATCAGCCCGGCCACCGCCAAGACCCACGTCAGCCGCACGATGGTCAAACTCGGCGCCCGCGACCGCGCGCAGCTGGTCGTGTACGCGTACGAGGCGGGCCTGATCCGTCCCGGCTGGCTGGCTTAG
- a CDS encoding LysR family substrate-binding domain-containing protein produces MQLTAAGRALADEAPGALTALERALEMARLAGSAETTTIRLGYTPVASFGTLTALLEAIQEEHPGLTIDAREFFSAEIPERLHVGDLDIGLALFPPIPDGVAGELVRAERVAAVLGTHHRRAAAAEIPLADLSDETLLLFPRRLAPAYYDGIVAACHQAGFTPRISTFEEPPVNAMLSRLASGHEVGLAPASFTEHAAKAGIGVTHRNITTPTIKAEFSMLWSTSDPSPAVAGVVATTRRYAERHGWLG; encoded by the coding sequence GTGCAGCTCACCGCGGCAGGCCGGGCGCTCGCGGACGAGGCGCCGGGAGCCTTGACCGCGCTGGAGCGTGCCCTGGAGATGGCCCGGCTGGCGGGGTCGGCCGAGACGACGACGATCCGTCTGGGCTACACACCGGTGGCGAGCTTCGGCACGCTCACGGCGCTGCTGGAGGCGATCCAGGAGGAACATCCCGGCCTCACCATCGACGCCCGCGAGTTCTTCAGCGCCGAGATCCCCGAACGACTTCACGTCGGCGACCTGGACATCGGTCTGGCCCTCTTCCCGCCGATCCCGGACGGGGTGGCCGGCGAGCTCGTCCGCGCGGAACGCGTCGCTGCGGTTCTCGGCACGCACCACCGCCGGGCGGCCGCGGCAGAGATCCCACTGGCGGATCTCAGCGACGAAACCTTGCTGCTGTTCCCCCGCCGCCTGGCCCCGGCGTACTACGACGGCATTGTCGCCGCGTGCCACCAGGCCGGGTTCACCCCTCGGATCAGCACCTTCGAGGAGCCCCCGGTGAACGCCATGCTCTCGCGGCTCGCCAGCGGGCACGAGGTCGGCCTGGCGCCCGCTTCGTTCACCGAGCACGCCGCCAAGGCCGGTATCGGCGTCACCCACCGCAACATCACCACTCCGACCATCAAGGCGGAATTCTCGATGCTGTGGTCCACCTCCGATCCCTCACCCGCCGTCGCCGGCGTCGTCGCCACCACCCGCCGGTACGCCGAACGCCACGGATGGCTGGGCTGA
- a CDS encoding NADPH-dependent F420 reductase yields the protein MRGLTSIGKSYRPVRIQVLDWRPAAILVSFRAPEALRRFPDPQEKTMNITVIGRGNIGGGLADLWERAGHKVERLGRGGGDAGAADAVLIAVPGDAVQAALSSVTGLSGKTVLDATNLYGEVKPPAGFGSNAEYVKSVTGGPTAKVFNTNIAALYPQIADARARPSNLWSGDEEARRVVEQLNTDAGYEAVRLGDLSQAATQESIAHAIIAIAQNGLGAFVYRMATPEQL from the coding sequence GTGCGCGGGCTGACGTCGATAGGAAAATCCTATCGTCCGGTACGCATACAGGTCTTGGACTGGCGTCCGGCGGCGATCTTAGTGTCGTTCCGTGCACCGGAGGCACTCCGGCGCTTTCCGGACCCGCAGGAGAAAACCATGAACATCACCGTGATCGGACGAGGCAACATCGGCGGTGGACTGGCCGACCTGTGGGAGCGGGCCGGCCACAAGGTGGAACGCCTCGGACGCGGAGGTGGCGATGCCGGCGCCGCGGATGCGGTACTGATCGCAGTCCCCGGCGACGCGGTGCAGGCGGCCCTGTCGTCGGTGACGGGACTGTCGGGCAAGACGGTGCTGGACGCCACCAACCTGTACGGCGAAGTGAAGCCTCCGGCCGGTTTCGGTTCCAACGCCGAGTACGTCAAGTCGGTGACCGGCGGGCCGACGGCGAAGGTGTTCAACACCAACATCGCCGCCCTGTACCCGCAGATCGCCGACGCCCGCGCCCGGCCGAGCAACCTGTGGTCCGGTGACGAAGAGGCCCGGCGTGTGGTGGAGCAGCTCAACACCGACGCCGGCTACGAAGCGGTCCGGCTCGGCGATCTGAGCCAGGCCGCGACTCAGGAGAGCATCGCGCACGCCATCATCGCGATCGCGCAGAACGGCCTCGGCGCCTTCGTCTACCGGATGGCAACCCCCGAACAGCTCTGA